The nucleotide sequence TTGACCATGGTGACGCAAgatggtggtcggtttggtggcaggctctggagcatccgaggtgaaggttgggatcgggggaaacccctgtcggcctGTCCGCCACCGACGCGGCGACGCCGctgggtgccgccggaccttcctggagggcgtcgggggcgatccttcctctcgcctcgtcgtgtaccgaGGGAAACCCTTGGCAGTAGTGTCGTCATCGTCGCGGTCCTTCTTTGAAGGTGTTGATGGGTACCGGTGCTTCGGAGCCTTGGAGCTTGGTGGGAGATCTTCGGTGGGCTCAGTGGTCGTGAAGCTTCTTCGTTTTCGTCGATCCGCGTTGTCGACATTCTTTTCTCTTGATGTTTCTCtttcgtttcttttaggtgtgatTGTGTTATTTCCGCCCCATCACATATCCTTGGTtgtatcggttggttgctttgtaatacaaagcggcgGAAAACCCTTTTTCGTGAATCTGCAAATTGATCTAGCGTTATGGACGTGATGGAATCGTGTTTTTCCCAGTATATATTCTTTATTTCGTTTTTTTAGCACAAACAACACCCATGTGTATTTATGTTTTTTAATTTTTAATGACTAGTGGGGCCCGTGCTAAGGGCAGAATGAGTGGTTGAAAAAACGAAAAGTCATCTGGCGCGTGCTGCTGCCTGGCTCCCGCTGTCATCTTCTACATGCAGCAGCATCCATCCATGCATCCGCCCAAATGTAAGTGCATGCATGCACCGATGCACGCCATCTCCAAGCTCTTTATTAATATTGCTGCCAGCCAGTACACTAATCGAGCACTAGAACATTCACTGCCAGCCAGTAGTGTAATCGAATTCGAAGCAGACTCGCTGCCAGCCAGTAGAGTAAATGAGCAACCGAGAACTCGCTGCCAAAAGGCTCCGTGAGAGAGTAAGCGAATTCCACCGCACTCCTCTCCTGTCCTCGTCCACTCCGCCACCGGAGCAGCAGCTTCCAATTCCGCCCCCGAAAGTGCTCTCTCGCCTCCTCTCGACGACCCAACATAGCCATGGAGGCCATCACCGAGCTCCGGGCCCAGCTGCAAGCCCACCTCACCAGCATGTACGCCACGGTCAGTCCCTTCCCTCACCTCTATAGCCGCCGTGCTCTCTGCTCTCATGATGGGTTTCGACTGGCTGTCCCCTGACATCTCCTGAGCCCTGACAGTTTCATTGCCGTGATCGATCTAGGGTGCCGTGGACGCGTATTTCCAGCAGCTGCAGGAGCTGGACGAAGGCAGTGCAGGCACGGGCTACGTGGCCGAAGTCCTCAACATCTTCCTCAATGACGGCGACAGGATCCTCAGGGACATCGACGGCCTGCTGTCCGTGTCACCTCCCCCACGCCACGCCCGTGGCCTTGTTGTCTCTTTCTCTTCTCGTCTCGGATACTGACTGACTTGCTCTGCCTCTACTTGCCCATCCGCAGGAACCAGCCCCTGCACGAGGTGGACTTCTGCAAGGTGGACGCCCTGGTGCAGCAACTCAAGGGGAGCAGTTCCACGTATGATGATGATTAGCCCTTCCTTTTCTATATATCCCCGTCCATTTTTAACTCTCTGTCTCTGTGTTTCTCGGCTGCATGGATTCAGATGTGTTTGTCACGggcatgcccatcatgacagttgCAGTGTCGTGTCGCGATAATTAGAAGAAATGAGCTTAGTTCTGTTTCTTGTACTAACGGAAGTACCGATATTCATGCCAACAGTAATGTTATTAACTTTGTAATATTTATTAATCATGTGCTATTCAGCGACAGCGTAACGCCAATGGTGGTTTTTTCTAGCGTGTCCGTGTTTCTCTTCGGATTGCAGATGTCTGTCGTTGTCGACTATCGTATGCACATAAGTAGAAGAGCTGAGTTTAGTTGTGTTTTTAGTTACCTAATTGTCGGTATTCCTGTCTATGGCAATGCTTAGGTCATCAAATAAAATTTTGTCGTCTTGCGAACAATTCTAGTCTTACTAAATCTGCCATTCGCCAACGACAATATTCTAGGCCAGCAATAAAAATTTGTCGTTACAGAAGCATTAATTTATGGTATTTACGGTCGGCTACTCTACATATATTACGCCAAGTGCCTTTTTTTAGTTTATTCACTGCATCGGCATTATTTTTATTCGGATGTGTCGGTGCAGGGAGCGTACGTCATGGAATGCGGATTGTGTTGTTTAACCATTAGAGCTGAATTTAGTTGTGTTTTCTATAATGGAAGTACCGATGTCCATTCCAATGTTATGGCTCAGCCATGAAAACTTTGCCATTTTGTAAATATCTCTGGCACTACTGATGCCGTAAGGTCAATGTTTCTTCTTCTGATTCTTCAAACAATTTATTGTGTTGACAGCCATGATATAAAATGGCCCCTTGAGAATATTATTGTGACAACCCATGTATGTTTATGTGTATCAACATACTATAGCATTTAATAAGATTCAAAACATTATAGTTTTCTGATGTTGCTCTTTTTGGCATGTATCAGTGTTGGTGCTAAGAAAGTGAATCTCGCTTGCATGGACTTCCAAAAGTTCTACGTGGCAAAAAACAAAAAAGGGTTTGTACTCAGTATCTCATTTTCTATGTTGCACAATAATGATTTTTTACTATATGTGTTGGTCAAATCGTGTATGCAAGCCTGCCAGCTTATTTCGTCTTCTATGACACTAGTTTTAGCTCATACTAATATGACATTCTTAAGAACTAACCTACTTTTTCACTTTGTCTCGAATCAGCTGATTGATAGAACTCAGTTCTATATTTGAATACATGTCTCTTTGATCATTCTCTTGTAACTTGTCGGCTCTAGACTCATGCTTATAGCGCAACTAAGTTTTGAGGTAGCTAGTTTTTTTTTTTCAAACAGAGGTTTTTTTTTTGCTGGGCCAAACAGAGGGGTTCAATTGCTCTACCATTTAAATTTAGTTTGATCAACCTCTTCAGAATTGACAATGTGGTATTTTTGCATTGTTACAGATGCCTCATGGCATTGGCTCTTCTTAAGGGTGATTTCTGTGACGTGCGCAACAAACTCCAAACTTTGATGCAGGTAGCACTTTACCTAATGTACCTATCTAGGCTTTGGACTTCCAGTTTCACGCTATTATGATAATATTTGGATTGGTCGTATATTATTTAACATAAAAAAGAAGAACCTTGATACTATTCTTGTTTCTTCTTAAATTTATCTGCCAATATATTGTTTGGTTTTTGGAGCACTTACGTTGTGATCTTTGAAGGTCCTGTTTGGCTGTCAAATATTGTTTTCGTAATCTTATCATAACATTTTGGCCATCTAACTCGGTTCCTTATGTTCCCAGATTAAGTTTAAAAAGTTGATATCTGCCAAGTACCAGAATATGATAAAGACTACCTTGCAAAATGGCTGATTTGTAAAACCATGTCGTAATCATTAGTTTATTCTTCTTTTGATGCAGCTAGAGCAACAGATCGCGTCCTTGGTTAGTATGTGGTAGTAATCAACGGAAAAAGAGCATAACATCGTGAGATTCCAGGCACAATGGCGTGTGTGTATCTCTGAAGTATTTGTGTTGTGTTGGGATTTGGTCGAGCACACGGAGTCACGTGGCTATTCTTGCTTCGGAAGTTGGGGATCACAAACACCCCGTGAATTGAACTTGTTGTCTTTTCTATTGACTTATGTGTCTGTCAACTCTATATATCTTTGTGTCATGAATGGCCCATAGGTCGTGTGTAAACTCTGTACCTAGCTTGTTGTTTGGTTGGTGGGTGGTGACTTGGTTTTGTTGTGTGTTGCTGGTTCTTTTTATCATCTAATGAAACGTTGGTGCCTCCCGTTTGGGTCAGGAGTGGGTGCCCATATTGAGCTCTCAAGTCTCATTTTTTGGCCGGTGTACCGAGATGTGTTGTTCTTCGGCCTCCTCCGCCACCAGAACCTCGCAGCATCACTGCTGCAACAAACTGTCTAATCTGCCACCCAGAGGAGAGAGAAGATTTGTTGGGGCGGGGCGCCGAAAGGTGATGCAGGACACCATCTAGCAGGCAAACCCAAAGTCCATCTTGGAGGTATTGGATGAATTTTCTTGGAAGTAGCAATCCAATAAAGAGACTCTGTTGAAGCAAACTAAGAAGGGTTGGGAAATGTCGGAGAAAAATGTTATTGTCAGAGCTGCCAAAACTAATAGAGATGATGTCAAAAACATAGTTCGGCGGTTCCGAAAAGGAGTTGTGTGCAGTTCGGAAGCTATAGGAAACATGGTTCGCTCATCATGGCCTACTCACTCCTAAAAGTCGTAGTAGTTGGTGGAAAAACTCAGAGTAACTCGGCAATGAAACAAAAAAAAGTTGACTTGCTAGCGTGAAATATTTCAGAATTTTGGTTGATGATCTTATCTTGGAGTTCGACCACATATACTTTGCTTTTCTCCTCTTGATAGTATGACTATTCTACACTCTGTGTGAATCCTGGAATCACTAAAAGCCTATAAAACTGTATTTTAAGAACTTGAGGCACACAACCACTTGAAGAAATAGATGTACAGGTCAACATGGATGTTTCCACTAAAGTTTATGGGCTAATTTCCTAAGATAAACTCATAAAATGTTCATTATCTCAATTGGTTTTTCCTTAATCACAAAAACCTATATTAGGGGTATATAGGTTGTGCTTTCAATGTTTTAGTTAGGCGATGAGATTGAAGTATTATTGTTAACTTTATGTCATATTTGTGTCGTTTTAGAACCAGCATGTTCattatttattttaattcgaaCTCCAAACATTATGTGTGCCGTGCTGTAATGCATGATCTAAAATGTTCTGTACGGAAATAGGAATTATTAGCAGTGGAGGAGCACAGTACAAATAAATATATAATGAGTTTTAGCCTTTTAGGTATAGATAACAAAATTGTAGGATGGTGGAGTAGATAAAAAAAATCTCTCACCTTCGCTCTCTTATTGCTAAAACTGATTTTATTGCACTGCTCTTAAGCTACATTCCGTGCACATGCAAAACACAAAATGTGGCTACTTATGGCATAcgccataagaaaaaaaatcaagggATGTGTGAATAGTACATGCATTCACTTATCTCTTTTCTTCTCACATGGCTCATGAGTGCTCGTAATTTGATTAATATTTAGGCGCACACAATACACCACAAAATATGCATATAATTTTAATATAATAAGAGATGGATGCAACATGGTATACTTGCACTACTAGCTAAGAAAAATCTGCAATCGAGACATATTCTAAAAAAGAGGTTAATACTTCCGTCCTTTGTATCATCGTGATGCACACAGCCATTCGAGACATAGATCCTTTGAAGAAAATCATAGAATTGATATATGATATATTGTAAGGCTTTGATGGTTACTACCTGGAATCAATCCGCTGGAGTGGCAAATGTAAAAATATGGATGCCACCACCACTCCATATGTCAGAAGTAACGCTAAAAAAGCAAGAAGAAAGCTTGAAAGAAGAAAAGAATTACAAAGATTGTGTAACATTGCTTTTTTACTGTACGATCAGGATAGTCACCTAAAAAAATTTAAATGACACTCACACTCTTTCCTTGCTTCTCTTAATCTTTCCTTTCACACCAACCATCATCCTACATAGAAATGTATATTAGTTAATTAATGAAACACGTCATTCGATAATTGCAAACACCAAGTTAAATAGAAAATTTTAGGTTCCACAATATGGTGCGATTACATGAAGAAAATGGCATTTCAAGATGCACTGCTATTGCAAGAAACAAAAGAGCGCAAGTGCACAATTTAAAAAATGGCAAAATAGTGCTCTGTGTAGCAAAAAATACGAAATACCAAAATATACAATAAATGATTGAAACAATTAATTTCATgattggattatttaagaattgtGTCACTAGAAAAATGGTCAGTTGTGGAATCCCCACCCATCTTATACAACATCTTAATGCTAGAGGTAGATTCAGACTACTGAATAACTTATTATATGACTAGTCCTATGAGTACCATTCGTGGTATTTCGGAGGTTTTATCTCACTTAGGTAGACTCTATATACATATATTTCAACCCTCGAAAAAATGTCAACCACAACTAACAGTTAAAATAATATCAATTTTTACTCTTAACAGGAGCCAGAACGATCAAGTTAACAACAAAAGTATATGCACAAAAAAGTAGAACATAATTAAGCCATAATACATATGTGGGTGCATATGGATGGGCATGTGCCTTGATATCATCCCTGGAGCGCCGAAAAGCTTTACGGTGGAGTTTTAATGTTTCCATTAGTTTGTTCTTTTTGTTCCCAGGAAGGTTAGAGCTTACAATAACAGGGAATCACGTAGTTTCATCTAGGAATTCATACCTCAGCCCCTCTGATAGTGGTTTATGTTCAGGAAGTGGAAGttctccaaccccccccccccccccccccccgcgacttTGGCACCTCCCAATCAAGCTCCTTTCCAGCTCATCTTCTGGATTACCGAAGTAAATGGGGGCAAGCTGAGCTATGGTCTTATTTTCTACTTTCGAGCACGCCTTGAGttatgccttgtttttaaattttgGGAAATGGAAAttccattttcttttcttttccatgTTTGAGGGCATTGTCTCATTTTGCTATATATATTAGCACATgaagtgttcaaaaagggtctccCAGAGGTAATAAGAGAAAGACCTTGTTCTGGTATTTCCAGGACAACAAGCTCAATGAGATAGATAAAGGTTCTAAGAATATTATGACTGATACGAAGAGTTCTATAAGGATTCCAAAAGGTCACCGAAGGGTCTGACCATTGCAACACGAGCACCATTCTGCATGATAGCGGGTATTTTCTTATCTATGGAATCCATACAATGGAACAAGTAGCTGTAGGTGGAGAAGAATACTTCCATCTGAAGTCGAAAGAATCATACATGTTCCTGGTGTCATCTGTAGCTTTGAAGGAGACGCCAAGGGCCACACGTATAGCCGGTGGACACGACCATGAGGCACCGACCATGAACGATGCAAGAGGTGGCATGACCTCAAGCTCGTCAGCAGAAATGTTTCCATTCATTATTTCTTCTAGGTTGTGTTGTCGGATAAGCTACAAGGGACTCACGTCACTACATAGGAATCTTTTGAGACTTCCATTGGCGGGATAGTCTTTCCATGCTCTACATTGTTGCGCAAACTCCAGATTCAACACATTCGGATCATTAACATATACCACACTTGGctgctcactagtagaaaaatgacctAATGTTGAGcttattagtcccggtttgtaaataaactggcactaatgtgaccattagtcccggttcgaacggctatgcattagtcccggttcatttgtgaccaatagtcccggtttgtgtcacaaatcgagactaaaggggtggtggcaggctggcgtcaggccggggccccacgagcccctttagtcttGGTTTgtgcacaaaccgggactaaagggtcaacctatagtcccggtttgtatcaAAAAAACACATAATATATTAAAATGTTCAGCATGAAAATCTGCATCCGATTTCGACCGCCATAGGTTGTTTTGCAAatatttagaatcctcaaattcttaaagaaaaaaaagttatgctcaaatttaagtttttttgaattttggtcaaactatggtcaaactactgattcgagaaatattagtgttactaaataattattgttttttagaataatagtttcaaactcaaacggtgaaacatgtgacttcatgctcaagctaaactcctgagggttagaatactagggaaaagcctatatacagaaatttagcaacaacgcgggtcaaaaaagagcgctagtgctagatagcagtagcgattgatgaaaaaccgcgctacagatacaatcttagcagtagcgcgtgtagtgccaaaagcgctactactaatattcccgttGGTAGAATAATAGGATACGCATAGCAGTATCGGGCTTGGAAGAAGCGtgctaccgctagggcataagtaCTAACGCGTTTCCtacgaagagcgctactactaatggaaataaaataagatgaaaaacaaatagaaaagtaaatgaaaatgaaagaaatagaaaaaggagaaaggaaaaaaataaaatgtaaagcataataattgaaagagcgaaaaaacggaggaaggcatagcagtagcgtgtgtttgtaagaggcgctatagctaacgtagctgcagcgcgtgtcctagacccccgctatagaaacagaaaagaaaattaaaaaatggaagaaaattacatagctataacagcagcgcgttttgtaaaaaccgctatagctatcttagctatagcgcgttttacgaaacgcgctaccgctaaatttgacttaaccaaaaaaccgtttccccccggccaccacttcttccccaaatccctcgacccaccccgcgccgccgtctccccgattcgccgtcgccccacttcgccgccgtctcctgccgacgtcgacgccaccagagccgtgcgccgtcgacgccaccggagccgcccccaacgccacggagccgcgcggcctcatcaacgccaccggagccgccgtcgacgccaccggatcctccctcgccacaactgcctccctcgccgtcaccggagacgcccctgcctccctcgccactactgcctccctcgccaccaccggagccatcctctgtaagcccccacccctcctctctctctcatgcataggttagctagtttaattagcttaattatctaggttagggcaaaattttagttagggctttgacagagaagtagttaggttaactagtttaattaggttaattatctaggttagtgcaaaaattagttagggctttgacagagaactagtactagtcaggttaactagtttaattaggttaattatctaggttaattagtgcaaaaatttatttagggctttgacagagaactagctgcgttaactagtttaattaggttaattatgtaggtaaactagattaactaactaggttaaataggtaggttaattaggttcgttggattaacaagctaggttaagtaggttggctaggttagaggaaaattttattttagagcattaggtcagaagggttagagaaatggagttcctttgcaatttaattgggttctgtcctaggcagagaagggttagagataataatgtgtgtttgtgtgagagagaggaatagctagatcaacataatttgggttttgtcctaggcagagaagtgtttagtgaaggaaaagaatttaggcaaattttattttaaatatgatcccttcctagacttttattggtgattatatcttttcattgaagtggtcatgttatatcttttcattgaagttgttcgattgtgcccaagtggctttgttgtttccagggaatgatgctgagtggcctatgttttgctggaatgttgattcatttctgttccggcaaatttcaggttctcgatttgtccactttttagcaaaggtcatgccgaaattttccgtgaatttcggcatgacttgtgctacaaactaggacatatcgagtgcccgggatttgccgcaccaggaaggagtcaacattcctgcaaaacaagagtcctttttatgtcattattcgtTTTATTAGGTCtataattaattgactagatttaatcataggaagcatggctagcaatgatgaaggacagggttctggtgattgcgacgacgtctacctggcggcagacaaATATTTtggccttaccgacgatcaaccgatgttgttgctgggcccaccggtggcatcggggactgagaccgacacgcagaccggtgctgagactgagaccggcgctgagattcagaccggcatcgagaccggcactgagagcggtgctgcctcggggagcggagccggtgtagaaccgaaagcaaagaggcaacggcttcctaacaaactcaggactactaggatggtggtcacggaggtggacgacaacatttttgagccaaaggcgcccgaggaagctcgctcgtgctacggcaatcaaataggctgcatcgtacggacaaccgccaccatcaacgatgagaaactacagaagatagaaaatatgaggagctccctcctaaagaagtttcaccagatattcttgttccctggccggaatgagaaggattatgaagatccagacgaggacccggcaatgaagaagataaacaaacacgccatgaccaagttcagCGACGCGTTGGCCTCCTGGAAAACttgagtgaaagcaaggatcatcgacaagagggaaccctactccgagattgtaaaggataatccgacaatcacggaagaccagtttcaaatattcaaggaggcttgcaaggccaaagctgccaaaaacaagtctaagtacatgaaggggcttcaacagaggaacattgggagccaccacctcggaagccgtggttacgacgttaagaggtccaaatgggccaaggaggacgcggaagccgcgagtctgggcatcccagaccccttggcggatttcaccgtcccgcaggagcgtgacgtcctgagggcccagcaccgttgggacccagtgaagaaggtttacgagacaacaccggtcattacggagttcatgagactggtggtaattttagtttctgatcaattcgactgcacacattagtcatatttgtaaatgatccttgtgccttttgtagagagagcagcaccggattgcggccgaaagcgactcgccgtctgatgcattggcgaggcccaagtgggacactccattcaaccgggtgttgaacatattgaaacgacaaccggtggaccctcgaccatcgtatggacgcgtgcaaggtgtcggagacggcgccacgtggaagaagtactaccgtgagaccacagaggagagaaaggaaagatggaggttaactgaagaaaacatcgacaagaaggttgagattgcggttgagaagaaatcatctcagatagttgcaacagcggtagctgccgcaaaacaggcagttgcagatttgtctacttccttggtgacgggcgttatcacttggacaaggaaaaatccagaaaaaaatgcagaggactttccccttgctgacttcttgggagcacctgctcccacacctgctcccgcactggctaccgcacctgctcccgcaccggacgtgctcggcggtgcttcatctttggctaagctcgacgccctcacggcatctgccacaccggcccccttcaatataaatgtataatctcctgttttcgttgcctttcggatgtctcacatcgcagacttttctttgcaggccgacgaaaccccgtgcaccatattgtacaccatcagcgaCCAAAAGGTAgccgtggggaaggcgacgataatgaagccgaaggaaccattgttccacagccggccgatccccccgaacatcttcaaggtttccatggccagtgtcgaaccgggccacgagaatttgcctcctccaacactactggtggatgacgaggagacaccgcggcggcttggtgattgttgcaatgggtgggtcctgttgtggccaaagagtctgcttcgtctggaggcggccgggagcacacccacgagcatgcagcctcagcaaggtatgaacatcaacaccccacctacccaattagcgtcggttgtcggg is from Triticum aestivum cultivar Chinese Spring chromosome 1B, IWGSC CS RefSeq v2.1, whole genome shotgun sequence and encodes:
- the LOC123086225 gene encoding histidine-containing phosphotransfer protein 2-like is translated as MEAITELRAQLQAHLTSMYATGAVDAYFQQLQELDEGSAGTGYVAEVLNIFLNDGDRILRDIDGLLNQPLHEVDFCKVDALVQQLKGSSSTVGAKKVNLACMDFQKFYVAKNKKGCLMALALLKGDFCDVRNKLQTLMQLEQQIASLRREKICWGGAPKGDAGHHLAGKPKVHLGGIG